One window of Polynucleobacter sp. HIN5 genomic DNA carries:
- the argS gene encoding arginine--tRNA ligase, whose amino-acid sequence MLSSQKTQLTQCITNALNALAQERGLAAGDFPIPHLERPKVADHGDVACNIALQISKAWKSNPRELAQAILGQLNQFPDYGQLIASAEIAGPGFINFRLSLAAKSTVVGLVLREGARFGRRDNMGTPDPSVPKRAMIEFVSANPTGPLHVGHGRQAALGDALANLLDSQDTNVHREFYYNDAGVQIHNLALSVQARLQGLNPKSPNWPKEAYNGEYIAEIAESYQGAGYDQSDLEQIRQYAVAYLRKEQDIDLKTFGVQFDQFYLESSLYTDGSVEQVIGDLRAVDKTYEADGALWLKTTLDGDDKDRVMRKSDGTYTYFVPDVAYHINKWSRGFEKVINVQGSDHHGTIARVRSGIQGVAQKRDWPIPITYPDYVLHKMVTVIRDGEEVKLSKRVGSYVTLRDLVEWSGGIHPQMTGDERNLALQRGRDAVRFFLISRKADTEFVFDVNLALQQNDENPVFYVQYAHARICSILQQWGGESRALEHANLSLLDSKAADHLLRRLSEYPEILANAAHDLAPHAVAFYLRELAGDFHTFYNADRVLVDDEQLKLARLALLAATRQVLENGLKILGVSAPQKM is encoded by the coding sequence ATGTTGTCCAGCCAAAAAACTCAGCTCACGCAATGCATCACCAATGCTTTGAATGCCTTAGCGCAAGAGCGTGGACTTGCAGCTGGTGATTTTCCGATTCCGCATTTAGAGCGACCTAAAGTTGCTGACCATGGTGATGTTGCGTGCAATATTGCCTTGCAAATTTCGAAGGCATGGAAGTCCAATCCACGCGAGTTAGCACAGGCCATTCTTGGCCAATTAAATCAATTTCCAGACTACGGACAACTAATTGCAAGCGCCGAAATTGCTGGGCCTGGGTTCATTAACTTCCGTTTGAGTCTTGCGGCCAAGTCTACGGTAGTAGGGCTTGTATTGCGTGAGGGCGCGCGTTTTGGGCGACGGGATAACATGGGTACGCCAGACCCGAGCGTACCTAAGCGGGCCATGATTGAATTTGTATCTGCCAATCCCACTGGACCCTTGCATGTTGGACACGGGCGTCAGGCAGCTCTCGGTGATGCCTTAGCCAATCTTCTAGACAGCCAAGATACCAATGTGCATCGGGAGTTCTATTACAACGATGCCGGTGTTCAGATTCATAATCTTGCGCTATCGGTACAGGCACGTTTACAGGGTTTAAATCCCAAAAGCCCCAACTGGCCTAAGGAGGCCTATAACGGTGAATATATTGCTGAGATTGCTGAGTCCTACCAAGGTGCTGGCTATGATCAGTCTGACCTAGAGCAAATCCGTCAATATGCAGTCGCCTATTTGCGCAAAGAGCAAGACATTGATCTAAAAACCTTTGGCGTGCAATTTGACCAATTTTATTTGGAATCCTCTTTATATACCGATGGAAGCGTTGAGCAAGTGATTGGGGATCTACGGGCGGTTGATAAGACCTATGAGGCAGATGGCGCTTTGTGGCTAAAAACTACGTTAGATGGTGACGATAAAGACCGTGTGATGCGCAAGTCCGATGGCACCTATACCTATTTTGTTCCGGATGTGGCATATCACATCAATAAATGGAGTCGCGGTTTTGAAAAAGTGATTAATGTTCAGGGTAGTGACCATCATGGCACGATTGCGCGGGTACGGTCTGGAATACAGGGGGTGGCACAAAAACGGGACTGGCCGATTCCGATCACCTATCCCGACTATGTGTTGCATAAGATGGTTACAGTCATTCGCGATGGTGAAGAGGTCAAGCTCTCCAAACGCGTTGGCTCGTATGTCACGCTGCGAGATTTAGTTGAATGGTCTGGTGGCATTCACCCACAAATGACCGGTGATGAGCGTAATTTGGCGCTGCAGCGAGGGCGTGATGCGGTTCGCTTTTTCTTGATCTCGCGTAAAGCAGATACCGAGTTTGTATTCGATGTGAATTTAGCTTTGCAACAGAATGATGAGAACCCCGTCTTTTATGTGCAATATGCCCATGCACGGATTTGTTCGATTCTCCAGCAATGGGGTGGGGAGTCTAGGGCCTTAGAGCATGCCAATTTGAGTCTGCTGGACAGTAAGGCGGCTGATCACTTACTGCGGCGGTTGTCGGAGTATCCAGAGATATTGGCTAATGCCGCGCACGATTTGGCCCCTCATGCCGTTGCCTTCTATCTGCGCGAACTCGCCGGGGATTTTCATACCTTCTATAACGCAGACCGCGTCTTAGTGGACGACGAGCAACTTAAATTGGCACGCTTAGCCTTGTTGGCGGCTACACGGCAAGTCTTGGAAAATGGCCTAAAAATCTTAGGGGTTAGTGCCCCACAAAAGATGTAA
- a CDS encoding DUF1840 domain-containing protein — translation MIHQFQTKNAAPVIMLDDLTYRIFNAIGRPFENQGIFLPEQIPGYIERLQAAIDTKQNNASSSGTSDDEDQSTDSDPLGRRAYPFLELLRQALKDQEPVVWGV, via the coding sequence ATGATTCATCAATTTCAGACCAAAAATGCAGCCCCAGTCATTATGCTAGATGATCTGACGTATCGGATTTTTAATGCCATTGGCCGCCCATTCGAGAATCAGGGTATTTTTCTACCAGAACAAATTCCGGGATACATCGAACGACTACAGGCCGCCATTGATACTAAACAAAATAACGCATCCAGTTCAGGTACTAGCGATGACGAGGATCAATCGACCGATTCTGACCCCTTGGGGCGAAGGGCTTACCCGTTTCTTGAACTACTGCGTCAGGCGCTAAAAGACCAGGAGCCAGTAGTCTGGGGTGTGTAG
- the metH gene encoding methionine synthase yields the protein MSKATMQPMRLSGLEPCNISPQIGFVNIGERTNVTGSKAFSRMILNNQFDEALAVARQQVENGAQMIDINMDEAMLDSEAAMVRFLNLIASEPDIARVPIMIDSSKWTVIEAGLKCIQGKPIVNSISLKEGEEQFRQQAKLIKRYGAATVVMAFDEKGQADTYQRKIEICQRSYTILVNELDFPPEDIIFDPNIFAIATGIEEHDNYAVDFIDATRWIKEHLPAAKVSGGVSNVSFSFRGNDRVREAIHTVFLYHAIQAGMDMGIVNAGQLGVYADLDPELRERVEDVVLNRFVEKDGQTPTERLLAIADQYKGGGIKQEENLVWREAPVRERLTHALVHGITNFIVDDTEELRAEIMGSGGRPIEVIEGPLMDGMNVVGDLFGAGKMFLPQVVKSARVMKQAVAHLIPYIEEEKKQLVAAGGESKAKGKIVIATVKGDVHDIGKNIVTVVLQCNNFEVVNMGVMVPCDQILKKAKEENADIVGLSGLITPSLEEMTYVAQEMQRDAYFREKKTPLLIGGATTSRVHTAVKIAPHYEGPVVYVPDASRSVSVASSLLSDEGAKKFVQELLTDYERIRHQHANRKSTPLISLEAARANRESIDWTNSQPVKPKFIGRRVFKNYSLAEIAKFIDWTPFFQTWDLAGKFPAILDDEVVGVEARRVYQDAQAMLEKLIKGQWLQADAIIGLFPAHSDGDDILFYADEERSQPFLVWHNLRQQAERPIVDGVIRPNRCLADYVASKASGVRDYAGCFAVTTGHGVDEKVAQFMAKHDDYSAIMLKALADRLAEAFAELMHWRIRTDLWGYVANEQLTTDDLIDEKYQGIRPAPGYPACPQHDVKQAMFAALKADEIGMSLTESLAMNPASSVSGFYLAHPNAQYFNVGKIGMDQAEDLAKRSGQSLDHIKRSLASSLD from the coding sequence ATGAGCAAAGCAACGATGCAGCCCATGCGCTTATCTGGGCTAGAGCCTTGTAATATTTCGCCCCAAATTGGCTTTGTGAATATTGGTGAGCGCACTAATGTGACCGGTTCAAAAGCGTTCTCCCGCATGATTTTGAATAATCAATTTGACGAAGCGCTCGCGGTTGCTCGTCAGCAGGTTGAGAATGGCGCCCAAATGATTGATATCAATATGGACGAAGCCATGCTCGATTCAGAAGCGGCGATGGTGCGTTTTCTAAATCTGATAGCTTCCGAACCCGATATCGCTCGAGTGCCCATCATGATTGATTCGTCCAAGTGGACTGTCATTGAGGCGGGACTGAAATGCATCCAAGGGAAGCCGATCGTTAACTCAATTTCGTTGAAAGAGGGTGAGGAGCAATTTAGGCAGCAGGCAAAATTGATTAAACGCTACGGAGCAGCCACCGTGGTGATGGCATTTGATGAAAAAGGCCAGGCCGATACGTATCAACGAAAAATAGAAATATGCCAACGTTCATACACGATCTTGGTGAATGAGCTGGACTTTCCGCCTGAAGATATTATTTTTGATCCCAATATTTTTGCGATTGCTACGGGGATCGAAGAGCATGATAACTATGCGGTGGACTTTATCGATGCTACCCGTTGGATTAAAGAACACTTACCAGCCGCCAAAGTAAGCGGTGGTGTGTCGAATGTGAGCTTCTCCTTCCGGGGCAACGATCGGGTTCGTGAAGCGATTCATACGGTCTTTTTGTACCATGCCATCCAAGCAGGTATGGATATGGGAATTGTGAATGCCGGTCAACTTGGCGTATATGCTGACTTAGACCCTGAGCTGCGAGAGCGTGTTGAAGATGTGGTCCTAAACCGCTTTGTGGAGAAAGACGGCCAAACGCCGACGGAGCGTTTACTCGCGATCGCGGATCAATACAAAGGCGGGGGCATCAAGCAAGAAGAAAATTTGGTGTGGCGCGAGGCGCCCGTGCGCGAGCGCTTAACCCATGCACTTGTCCATGGCATTACCAATTTCATTGTGGACGATACCGAGGAACTGCGTGCTGAAATTATGGGTTCAGGCGGAAGGCCCATTGAAGTGATTGAGGGGCCCCTCATGGATGGAATGAATGTGGTCGGCGATTTGTTTGGTGCTGGCAAAATGTTTTTGCCTCAAGTGGTCAAGAGTGCACGGGTGATGAAGCAGGCTGTGGCCCATCTAATTCCCTATATCGAGGAAGAAAAGAAGCAATTGGTTGCGGCTGGCGGGGAGAGTAAAGCCAAGGGCAAAATCGTGATTGCAACGGTCAAAGGCGATGTGCATGATATTGGAAAGAACATCGTAACCGTTGTCTTGCAATGTAATAACTTTGAAGTGGTCAATATGGGGGTAATGGTTCCCTGCGATCAAATTTTAAAGAAGGCGAAGGAGGAAAATGCCGATATCGTTGGCCTATCTGGACTAATTACACCCTCTTTGGAAGAGATGACCTATGTTGCCCAAGAAATGCAGCGGGATGCGTATTTCAGGGAGAAAAAAACCCCATTACTGATTGGTGGCGCAACCACTTCACGTGTTCATACGGCCGTTAAGATTGCTCCACATTATGAGGGCCCAGTGGTTTATGTCCCCGACGCATCGCGCTCAGTTTCCGTTGCTTCAAGTTTGCTTTCAGATGAGGGTGCGAAAAAGTTTGTGCAGGAGTTGCTGACCGATTATGAGCGCATTCGTCATCAGCATGCGAATCGAAAGAGCACCCCATTAATTAGCCTAGAGGCTGCTCGTGCCAATCGTGAGTCAATTGACTGGACGAATAGTCAACCTGTTAAGCCAAAATTTATTGGCCGACGGGTCTTTAAAAATTACTCATTAGCTGAGATTGCCAAGTTTATCGACTGGACTCCATTTTTTCAGACCTGGGACCTTGCAGGTAAATTCCCTGCTATTTTGGATGATGAGGTTGTGGGGGTTGAGGCTCGCCGCGTCTACCAGGATGCGCAAGCCATGTTGGAAAAACTCATTAAAGGCCAATGGCTCCAGGCTGATGCGATTATTGGTCTTTTCCCTGCCCATAGTGATGGTGACGATATTTTGTTTTATGCCGATGAGGAACGCTCGCAACCATTTCTTGTATGGCATAACTTAAGACAGCAAGCCGAGCGCCCCATCGTCGATGGTGTGATACGCCCCAACCGGTGTTTAGCAGATTATGTCGCTAGTAAAGCCAGTGGTGTGCGCGATTACGCAGGTTGCTTTGCGGTGACTACGGGTCATGGGGTTGACGAAAAAGTCGCTCAATTTATGGCTAAACACGATGACTACAGCGCCATCATGCTCAAAGCGCTGGCCGATCGTTTAGCGGAGGCATTTGCGGAGCTCATGCATTGGCGGATCCGAACTGATCTTTGGGGGTATGTAGCTAATGAGCAACTGACTACAGATGATTTAATCGATGAAAAATATCAAGGGATTCGTCCGGCTCCTGGCTATCCAGCCTGCCCCCAGCATGATGTCAAGCAAGCCATGTTTGCCGCCTTAAAAGCAGACGAAATTGGCATGAGTCTCACAGAGTCATTGGCCATGAATCCTGCATCGAGTGTGAGTGGCTTCTATCTGGCCCATCCGAATGCGCAATACTTCAATGTCGGAAAGATCGGGATGGATCAGGCGGAGGATTTAGCTAAGCGAAGCGGTCAATCGCTTGATCATATCAAGCGTTCGCTAGCCAGTTCTTTGGATTAG
- a CDS encoding homocysteine S-methyltransferase family protein yields MQSQGSQSKPALSYTRGAILPALLRERILILDGAMGTMIQQKKFTEEDYRGLKTTQRFANHPIDLKGNNELLVLTQPEAILDIHRQYLEAGADLIETNTFGATSIAQEDYKMPELAREMNVQAAKLARQACNEYSTADKPRFVAGAIGPTPKTASISPDVNDPGARNVNFDSLRAAYREQVEGLFEGGVDLLLVETIFDTLNAKAALFAIDEFFEESGERLPVMISGTVTDASGRILSGQTVEAFWNSLRHIKPLTFGLNCALGAALMRPYIAELARVCDTAVSCYPNAGLPNPMSDTGFDETPEVTSGLVDEFARDGLVNLVGGCCGTTPDHIRQIAKAMIKRKPRPFHSDRTEEVA; encoded by the coding sequence ATGCAATCCCAAGGAAGTCAATCTAAGCCTGCTTTGTCTTATACCCGAGGCGCCATTCTTCCTGCCTTATTAAGAGAACGAATCTTAATTCTGGATGGGGCGATGGGGACCATGATTCAGCAGAAAAAATTTACGGAAGAGGATTATCGGGGTTTAAAAACCACTCAGCGCTTTGCCAATCATCCGATTGATCTCAAAGGCAACAATGAGTTACTGGTGCTTACTCAACCAGAAGCCATCTTGGATATTCATCGTCAATACCTTGAGGCGGGTGCTGATTTGATTGAAACTAATACTTTTGGCGCCACTTCGATTGCACAAGAGGATTACAAAATGCCAGAGTTGGCGCGCGAGATGAATGTGCAGGCAGCGAAGCTCGCACGTCAAGCCTGCAACGAATACTCAACAGCCGACAAGCCCCGTTTCGTAGCTGGTGCCATTGGACCGACTCCAAAGACTGCGAGCATTTCGCCAGATGTGAATGATCCAGGCGCTCGCAATGTTAATTTTGATAGTTTGCGTGCTGCTTACCGCGAACAAGTTGAAGGACTATTTGAGGGTGGCGTCGACTTACTCTTGGTAGAAACCATTTTTGATACGTTGAATGCCAAAGCCGCATTATTTGCAATCGATGAGTTTTTTGAAGAATCCGGTGAGCGCTTACCGGTCATGATCTCAGGAACGGTCACTGATGCCTCAGGCCGAATTCTTTCGGGTCAAACGGTCGAAGCATTTTGGAATAGTTTGCGCCATATTAAGCCTCTCACGTTCGGATTAAATTGCGCTCTTGGCGCAGCATTAATGCGACCCTATATTGCTGAATTGGCACGTGTTTGCGATACAGCGGTCTCATGTTACCCGAATGCTGGCTTACCAAATCCAATGAGTGATACCGGTTTTGATGAAACCCCCGAAGTGACCTCGGGACTTGTCGATGAATTTGCTCGTGATGGGTTAGTCAATCTGGTCGGTGGGTGTTGTGGAACAACCCCGGACCATATTCGTCAAATTGCAAAAGCGATGATTAAAAGAAAGCCTAGGCCTTTTCATAGTGACCGGACCGAGGAAGTGGCATGA
- a CDS encoding PhaM family polyhydroxyalkanoate granule multifunctional regulatory protein: MFGAIPDFNQSLEMFKTMWGQNASGGPGASFMPDMSGGMSGFNGAMPTFDIEELDKRIKDLKSVESWLSMNLNVLKSTIQTLEVQRATLMAIKSFGEAMANPPSPSGTEGSSESKSRERKTAKSRPRSKSAARSSGATDSSSEQ, from the coding sequence ATGTTTGGCGCAATACCTGACTTTAACCAAAGCCTAGAAATGTTCAAAACGATGTGGGGTCAGAATGCGAGTGGGGGCCCCGGAGCCTCTTTTATGCCAGACATGAGTGGTGGCATGTCAGGCTTTAATGGCGCAATGCCAACCTTTGACATTGAGGAATTGGATAAGCGTATCAAAGATCTCAAAAGCGTTGAGTCTTGGCTGAGCATGAACCTCAATGTTCTAAAGTCAACCATTCAGACCCTTGAGGTGCAGCGTGCTACCCTCATGGCGATCAAATCCTTTGGTGAGGCGATGGCCAATCCCCCCAGTCCATCGGGCACCGAAGGTTCCTCAGAATCTAAGTCGAGAGAGCGCAAAACCGCCAAATCCCGTCCGCGCTCAAAGAGCGCTGCAAGATCTTCTGGTGCCACAGATAGTTCAAGTGAGCAATAG
- a CDS encoding MBL fold metallo-hydrolase, protein MTQPGPTGNNHATKQLVYPYGETLVAQGETLEVAPGVYWIRMPLPFALDHINLWLLRDQLDGQEGWTIIDCGITSDLTKSCWESIFANHLQGLPILRVLVTHMHPDHIGLAHYLCERWKVGLWISMSDFLMAQWLSSKEGGAAIGSTPGNGGTADHYARHGLQHAEDLERIRSRADYYSRLVPEVPKRYRRIMDGDHIQIGERDWVVSMGYGHAPEHATLYCASLGIFISGDMVLPRISTNVSVYDADPDANPLDLYLRSIDRWRSLPADTFVLPSHGKPFQGLHERIEQLHEHHRARLSETVFACQEPRTAYEIIPVLFRRPLDNHQLSFAMGEAIAHLNYLWHQKILQRSLSADGIWRFCALST, encoded by the coding sequence ATGACCCAGCCAGGCCCCACAGGCAATAATCATGCAACAAAGCAATTGGTCTATCCATATGGGGAGACCCTAGTAGCACAGGGAGAAACGCTGGAAGTTGCTCCCGGAGTCTATTGGATACGAATGCCCCTGCCATTTGCCCTTGATCACATTAATTTGTGGCTCTTACGGGATCAATTGGATGGCCAAGAGGGTTGGACCATTATTGACTGTGGAATTACGAGCGACCTTACGAAGTCGTGCTGGGAATCCATCTTTGCCAATCATCTCCAAGGGCTACCTATTTTGCGGGTGTTGGTTACCCATATGCATCCAGATCATATTGGCCTTGCTCATTACTTGTGTGAGCGCTGGAAGGTCGGGTTATGGATCTCGATGAGTGACTTTCTGATGGCTCAATGGTTAAGCAGCAAGGAGGGCGGCGCTGCGATTGGTTCTACGCCAGGTAATGGTGGAACGGCTGATCACTATGCGCGCCATGGCTTGCAGCATGCTGAAGATCTCGAGCGTATTCGTAGTCGTGCTGACTATTACAGTCGCTTAGTGCCCGAAGTGCCCAAACGGTATCGCCGCATTATGGATGGTGACCATATTCAAATCGGTGAGCGTGATTGGGTCGTATCGATGGGCTATGGGCATGCACCTGAACATGCCACGCTCTATTGCGCATCCTTAGGAATCTTTATCTCAGGTGATATGGTCTTGCCCCGCATCTCGACCAATGTCAGTGTCTATGATGCCGATCCCGATGCAAACCCTTTAGATCTCTATTTACGATCAATCGATCGTTGGCGCTCATTACCTGCCGATACCTTCGTTTTGCCATCGCATGGCAAACCATTTCAGGGGTTACATGAGCGGATTGAGCAATTGCATGAACATCATCGGGCCCGGTTGAGCGAGACCGTGTTCGCCTGTCAAGAGCCGCGAACTGCCTATGAGATTATTCCAGTTTTATTTCGGCGCCCGCTTGATAACCATCAGCTCAGCTTTGCCATGGGCGAAGCTATTGCTCACTTGAACTATCTGTGGCACCAGAAGATCTTGCAGCGCTCTTTGAGCGCGGACGGGATTTGGCGGTTTTGCGCTCTCTCGACTTAG
- the aceK gene encoding bifunctional isocitrate dehydrogenase kinase/phosphatase — translation MNNPFPKLLSSQVAFDMAQTLLQGFMRHYSIFRDAGRLAKAAFENQDWHGIRQLLRDRITFYDQRVIETAHHLEVEFDAPALSDEIWQQVKLHYIGLLSNLHQPELAETFFNSVTTRILASRYFNNKFIFVRPTISTEYLENDEAPSKPSYRAYYPGDVQGLQPVLKSLITSFDLQNSFENLDRDLDLTTKLIKQSLSDTTSSTDFQIHTLSTLFFRNKTAYIMGRIINGEKISPLVLALMHNPKGELVIDGILLSEVDLRLIFSFTHSYFLVDMEVPSAYVTFMRSLLPHKPRAELYNMIGLQKHGKNLFYRDFQHHLMHSTDQFRIAPGIRGLVMLVFDLPSYPYVFKLIKDYFPPPKETSRDQIMAKYQLVKQHDRVGRMADSLEFSNVAFPLNRFTPELLAELEEHCTSLLEFSGGEGPDAELVIKHLYIERRMTPLNIRLQEGSPAEVEDGVIQYGEAIKNLIAANIFPGDLLYKNFGVTRYGRVAFYDYDEIEYLTDCEIREVPAPRNEDDEMASEPWYRIGPKDIFPETYKTFLLGNDQIRDLLLKHHADLFQPAMWQSYKNRLLAGEIPDFIEYDQSLRLRNIFPDNF, via the coding sequence ATGAACAATCCGTTTCCAAAACTATTATCCTCGCAAGTCGCTTTTGATATGGCCCAAACCCTGCTTCAGGGGTTCATGCGCCATTACAGTATTTTTAGAGACGCTGGCCGCTTAGCCAAAGCAGCATTTGAGAACCAAGATTGGCATGGTATTCGCCAACTATTACGTGATCGGATCACTTTTTATGACCAACGGGTCATTGAAACAGCCCACCATCTGGAGGTAGAGTTTGATGCCCCTGCCTTGTCCGATGAAATTTGGCAACAGGTGAAATTGCATTACATCGGACTTCTATCCAATCTTCATCAACCAGAATTAGCGGAAACGTTTTTTAACTCGGTCACCACACGGATTCTTGCAAGCAGGTATTTCAATAACAAATTTATTTTTGTCCGCCCCACGATATCAACCGAATACTTAGAAAACGATGAGGCGCCCTCAAAGCCGTCCTACCGGGCATACTACCCAGGCGATGTTCAAGGTCTTCAACCGGTCCTAAAAAGTTTGATTACCAGTTTTGACCTTCAGAACTCCTTTGAAAATTTAGATCGTGACCTTGACCTAACGACCAAACTTATCAAGCAGTCTCTGTCGGACACAACGAGCTCTACAGATTTTCAGATTCACACCTTAAGCACATTATTTTTTCGTAATAAGACTGCCTACATTATGGGGCGCATTATTAATGGAGAAAAGATTTCTCCCCTGGTGCTGGCTCTGATGCATAACCCAAAAGGTGAATTGGTTATTGATGGCATCTTACTCTCGGAAGTCGATCTGCGTCTCATTTTTAGTTTTACACATAGTTACTTTTTAGTTGATATGGAGGTCCCATCGGCTTATGTCACATTTATGCGAAGTCTCTTACCGCATAAACCCCGGGCTGAACTCTACAATATGATTGGACTGCAAAAACACGGTAAGAACCTGTTTTACCGAGACTTTCAGCATCACCTGATGCATTCCACCGATCAATTTCGAATCGCCCCCGGAATTCGGGGCCTAGTAATGCTGGTGTTTGATCTACCGAGCTATCCCTATGTATTTAAGCTCATTAAGGATTATTTTCCGCCACCCAAAGAAACCTCGCGCGATCAAATTATGGCGAAATACCAATTGGTTAAGCAGCATGATCGGGTTGGACGAATGGCTGACTCTCTAGAATTCTCCAATGTTGCCTTTCCGTTAAATCGGTTTACCCCCGAATTACTAGCCGAGCTTGAAGAGCACTGTACATCATTGCTTGAGTTCAGCGGTGGCGAAGGCCCTGATGCCGAATTAGTCATCAAACATCTTTATATCGAACGGCGCATGACCCCTCTCAATATTCGCCTTCAAGAGGGCTCGCCCGCTGAGGTTGAGGATGGCGTGATTCAGTACGGCGAAGCAATAAAAAATCTCATCGCGGCCAATATTTTTCCAGGCGACTTGCTTTATAAAAACTTTGGGGTCACGCGCTATGGACGAGTCGCCTTTTACGACTACGATGAAATTGAATACTTAACCGATTGCGAAATCCGAGAAGTTCCTGCGCCACGCAATGAGGATGATGAAATGGCAAGCGAGCCCTGGTATCGCATTGGCCCTAAAGATATTTTTCCAGAGACTTACAAAACATTTTTGCTCGGCAACGATCAAATCCGTGATCTGTTACTCAAGCACCATGCTGATTTATTTCAACCTGCAATGTGGCAATCGTATAAGAATCGTTTACTCGCAGGCGAAATTCCTGATTTCATTGAGTATGATCAGTCGTTACGGCTTAGAAATATTTTCCCGGATAACTTCTGA
- a CDS encoding DUF1289 domain-containing protein yields the protein MIRNLDGSIGSPCVNWCAMNPRSNYCYGCFRSIEEIANWSVLSEAEKEAVWLALTLRQASANSSD from the coding sequence ATGATTCGAAACTTAGATGGCAGCATTGGCTCGCCATGCGTCAACTGGTGTGCAATGAATCCAAGATCAAACTACTGCTATGGCTGCTTTCGAAGCATCGAAGAAATTGCAAATTGGTCTGTCTTGAGTGAGGCAGAAAAAGAGGCAGTTTGGTTGGCGCTCACCTTACGACAGGCAAGTGCCAACTCTAGCGATTAA
- the acuI gene encoding acrylyl-CoA reductase (NADPH) has translation MFKAILINKDEQGYRAQLSDIDESVLPEGDVRIKVHYSTLNYKDGLAITGKGPIVRQFPMIPGIDLTGEVIESKNPEFKVGDLVVLNGWGVGESHWGGLAQLASVKSEWLIPLPKAFTSKQSLAIGTAGYTAMLCIMALEKHGLKPADGEILVTGAAGGVGSFAISLLHQLGYTVVASSGRPEEADYLKALGASEVIDRASLSQPGKPLAKERWAGVVDSVGSHTLANACAATKANGAVAACGLAQGMDFPATVAPFILRGITLYGINSVTQPKQKRIEAWAQLASLCKPEQLMTIAKEIALGESIQYAEDLMNGKVRGRVIVDVNR, from the coding sequence ATGTTTAAAGCCATTTTAATTAATAAAGACGAACAAGGTTATCGCGCTCAATTAAGTGATATTGATGAGAGCGTCCTTCCAGAGGGGGATGTCCGTATTAAGGTGCATTACTCCACCTTAAATTACAAGGATGGCTTGGCAATTACAGGTAAGGGCCCAATCGTTCGGCAATTTCCCATGATTCCCGGAATTGACTTAACCGGCGAGGTGATTGAAAGCAAGAATCCTGAGTTTAAAGTTGGTGACCTGGTTGTATTAAACGGTTGGGGTGTGGGGGAGTCTCACTGGGGGGGCTTGGCCCAATTGGCAAGCGTAAAGTCCGAATGGCTCATTCCATTGCCTAAGGCGTTTACATCCAAACAATCCTTAGCCATTGGTACAGCCGGTTACACCGCGATGCTATGCATTATGGCACTTGAAAAACATGGCCTGAAGCCTGCTGATGGTGAAATCTTGGTGACCGGTGCAGCTGGCGGAGTAGGGAGTTTTGCAATTAGTCTTTTACATCAATTGGGCTACACCGTTGTCGCCAGTAGTGGTCGCCCTGAGGAAGCAGATTATTTGAAAGCACTTGGCGCATCCGAAGTGATTGATCGTGCCTCCTTATCTCAGCCAGGTAAACCCTTGGCGAAGGAGCGCTGGGCAGGAGTAGTTGATTCAGTGGGAAGTCATACCTTAGCCAATGCATGTGCTGCAACTAAAGCCAATGGTGCAGTTGCCGCCTGCGGTCTAGCGCAGGGAATGGATTTTCCGGCTACGGTTGCCCCATTCATCTTGCGGGGCATTACCCTCTATGGGATCAATAGCGTTACTCAGCCCAAGCAAAAACGTATTGAGGCTTGGGCCCAACTCGCATCCTTGTGTAAACCTGAGCAATTAATGACGATTGCTAAGGAAATTGCCTTGGGTGAGAGTATTCAATATGCTGAAGATTTGATGAACGGCAAGGTTCGTGGTCGGGTGATTGTGGACGTTAATCGCTAG